The DNA sequence GTCGAGTGCATAAAAGGTTTTGTCTTCGCTGCCGATGTACACGATCCCACTGACAACGGCAGCACTCCCGGTTATTTTACCACCCGTACTGAACTTCCACTTCAACGCCCCGGTAGCCGCATCGATCGCGTAGAAGGTTTTATCTTCACTGCCTATGTACACCAAACCGTTCGTCACCGTTGGGCTGGATGTTACACGGCCACCCGTACTGAATTTCCATTTTATGGCACCGCTGCCCGCATCAAGCGTGTACAGATTGTAATCGCTGGTGCCAATGTAGACCAAGCCATTGGCTACCGCCGGGCTCGACGTAATTACGTCGCCTGCCCCGAATTTCCAGTTCACTCCTCCCGTCGTTGCGTTTAGCGCATAGAGCGTTTGGTCCTTGCTTCCTACGTAGAGTACTTTATTGACAACAACAGGACTCGACGTTACCCCACCTGCCGTAGCAAATTTCCACCGTAGTGTACCCGTTAGTACATCCAGTGCGTAGAGCGTCTGGTCTTCGCTGCCGGCAAATAGCATCCGGTCTGACACGACCGGGCTTGAAAGCACGCTTTTCCCCGTACTGAATTTCCAGCGCTGGGTGCCCGACTGTGCGTCAAGCGCGTAGATGTTCCCGTTTTCGCTGCCCGTAAATACCATGCCAGCAGCCACAAAAGCACTGGCACTGATGGCAGCTCCCATAGAGACACGCCATTTGACAATACCCGTTCCTCCATCGACGGCATAAAAATTCCCCGCGCCGTTGCCCATGTATACGAAAGATCCACCGTTGATAATGGTACTGGCTACGCTAACGGTTACCAGGTATGGCTGGGTTTTACTGTCCATGGCCGTAACCGTATAGGAAACGGGTTTCGTAAAATCCTGAGCAACATCGATACCAGGCGCTATGATGGCATTGGGCGACAGCACTATACTGGGAAATAGCTTCGTCAGGTCCGTCCCCGCCGGAACCGTAGCCCTGACCGTATAGACCACTGAGTCGACTACCCCGGTGACGGGAGGAGCCAGCTTTGGAAAGGAAAAAGCTTCGATCGCTTTGCCGGTTGTGACCGGAAGCATGTCAATAGCGTTTTTACAGGCGCCAACCAGTACCATTAAACTGGTCAGGCCCAGCAGCGAAGTCAATGCATTCCGTACCATCCATGCAACAATAAAAAGTGAATAGCCACCGTAGTTGGCGTTTGCTGGACGCTACGGCAGGATACTTCCTACCTACTACTCTATCTTATTAGTAGTGAGTGGCTTGCTTAATAAGAGTTGCACATTTTATGCCAAACTCAAGAAGCAAGTATATACATGACCTCTTTTAGTTGAACTAAGCGCTTCTGATACGACCAACAACAAAAGCCTCCACGTGTACACGGTTGTGATACACGTGGAGGCTTCATGGAACTAATACTGGTGGCTGGCGATTACGCCCGGCCTGTCATTTTCGCCAATTTTAACAACCGTTCGGCTACGGCTTCAGTGAGTTGCCCCGGCTCCAGTCGCCACTGCCAGCTGCGGCCACCCAGTCCGGGTGTGTTCATCCGGTGGCTCTCGTCGAGGTTCAGCACATCCTGAATAGGCATAATAGCCAGCCGAGCAACCGACTGCATGGTTAATCGGCAGATCTGATCGACTACGTTGGCTTCCGTAACGGGGAACCCTAGGTAATCGCTCAAACGCTCACGATGCACGTCGTCAGACTCGCGGAACCAGCCAAGCGTTGTGTTATTATCATGGGTACCCGAATAGACCACAAAGTTCTCGGCATGGTTGTGGACAGCGTAGGTCGAAGTTGGCATGTCTTCACCGAAACCAAACTGCACAACGCGCATTCCGGGAATGGCGTAGTGCCGCAGATATGGCTGAATGTTGGCGGCCTTGGCACCCAGATCTTCAGCAATGATAGGCAACTGCACAAACTGACGGTACATAGCCTGCATGAACGATTCAATCGGGGCCTTTACCCACTCCCCTACTTTGGCCGTTGGTTCACTGGCCGGAATTTCCCAGTATTCAGCAAAGCCCAGAAAATGGTCCAGTCGGGTCAGGCTATAGAGCGACATCTGGTGCCGCATCCGGTGCATCCACCAGTCGAAACCGGTTCGTTCGTGTTCGGCCCAGTCGTAGATTGGATTGCCCCAACGCTGACCATACTCGCTAAAGTAATCGGGTGGAGCGCCGGCAACGAACAGCGGCTGGAAATTTTCGTCGAGTTTGAACAGGGTAGGATTCGCCCAGACATCGGCACTGTTGAGCTGAACGTAAATGGGAATATCACCGATAAGATGAATTTTCCGGGCGTAGCAGTAAGCAATCAGTTCACTCCATTGTTTCAGAAAAAAGTACTGCAATACTTTAACAATTTCGATCCGGTCGTGCAACTGTTCGGTCTGGCGAGCCAGCGCGTCCGGGTCACGCCGGACAAGTTCGTCGGGCCAGCGTAGCCAGAATGGTTCACCGGTTTCTTCCTGAAGGGCACAAAACAACGCATAGTCGGTAAGCCAGCCCGCCTGCAGACTACAGAAACGGTCGTAGTCGCTGCGTTGGGCTGGCGTAGCATCGCGCAGAAATGTTTCGGCCGCCAGCTGCAGGAGCGGCCGTTTCTTAATCCAGGCCGCGTGGAGTCTCGATGGAGCCAGTGTCAGGGGACCATCCGCTACCGTAGTAGCAGCATCACCAGATACAGCGGGGGCCGCCGTTATCGTCACGTCCTGAATTGGCTGTTCATTAAAGACAGCCAAATTATCCGCAGTCAGCCACTTATCATCGGCCAGCTTCTCCAGACTGATCATCAGGGTATTGCCGGCAAAGGCCGACGGGCTACTGTAGGGCGAAAATCCGGAGCCGGGATCGACGGGGGTAAGCGGCAGTATTTGCCAGTAGGTTTGTCCGGCCAGGGCCAGAAAATCGGCAAACCGGTAAGCTTCGGGACCCATGTCGCCAACGCCATGGGCCGAAGGCAGGGATGTAATATGGAGCAGCAGGCCGCTCGAGCGTTGTGGGAGCATTCGTTGGGTGGTAAGATGACTGGCAGGGGCAGC is a window from the Spirosoma rigui genome containing:
- the malQ gene encoding 4-alpha-glucanotransferase; this encodes MLPQRSSGLLLHITSLPSAHGVGDMGPEAYRFADFLALAGQTYWQILPLTPVDPGSGFSPYSSPSAFAGNTLMISLEKLADDKWLTADNLAVFNEQPIQDVTITAAPAVSGDAATTVADGPLTLAPSRLHAAWIKKRPLLQLAAETFLRDATPAQRSDYDRFCSLQAGWLTDYALFCALQEETGEPFWLRWPDELVRRDPDALARQTEQLHDRIEIVKVLQYFFLKQWSELIAYCYARKIHLIGDIPIYVQLNSADVWANPTLFKLDENFQPLFVAGAPPDYFSEYGQRWGNPIYDWAEHERTGFDWWMHRMRHQMSLYSLTRLDHFLGFAEYWEIPASEPTAKVGEWVKAPIESFMQAMYRQFVQLPIIAEDLGAKAANIQPYLRHYAIPGMRVVQFGFGEDMPTSTYAVHNHAENFVVYSGTHDNNTTLGWFRESDDVHRERLSDYLGFPVTEANVVDQICRLTMQSVARLAIMPIQDVLNLDESHRMNTPGLGGRSWQWRLEPGQLTEAVAERLLKLAKMTGRA
- a CDS encoding outer membrane protein assembly factor BamB family protein, which translates into the protein MLPVTTGKAIEAFSFPKLAPPVTGVVDSVVYTVRATVPAGTDLTKLFPSIVLSPNAIIAPGIDVAQDFTKPVSYTVTAMDSKTQPYLVTVSVASTIINGGSFVYMGNGAGNFYAVDGGTGIVKWRVSMGAAISASAFVAAGMVFTGSENGNIYALDAQSGTQRWKFSTGKSVLSSPVVSDRMLFAGSEDQTLYALDVLTGTLRWKFATAGGVTSSPVVVNKVLYVGSKDQTLYALNATTGGVNWKFGAGDVITSSPAVANGLVYIGTSDYNLYTLDAGSGAIKWKFSTGGRVTSSPTVTNGLVYIGSEDKTFYAIDAATGALKWKFSTGGKITGSAAVVSGIVYIGSEDKTFYALDAATGFVKWKFNSGDLISSSPIVYNGYVYISGQDTSLYCLNAATGLLRWRLPLDAKLVASPCLATTDLVPVAASISGGQQ